The genomic segment GTATTATTTCAGCAGAAAAGGCCCGTACTTCTGAAAAATAAAGCCTTTGTCCGTCCATTTCACGGGAATAATTATTCATCCTGCCTTCAATCATGAGCAGATTTCCTTTGATTGGTTTCATAATTTCCAGTTTTTCTGCAACCTGTCCTGATGCTTTTACATGAACTCTCTGGGTTCGGGACTTTAGTTCTTCATTTGAAATCCATGATTCATCAATATCAAGACTCAGTCCTGCAAATGTATTCCCGTTATTTGTTTCAATCTTTATATCCTGTGCTATTCTTCCGATTAATCTTCCTTTGTTCATTTTATTCTCCTTTAAAAATAATTTTCAGTTAATCCCTCTGCACCAGCACTTTTTATTACCGTCAAATTTGAACCCGGCACTTTTGAGCATTCCCCTGTGAGCATAGGCTGTTCCCTTTCTGGATTCGGTGATAAAAACCTGTCCTTCTGTAAGGGTAACACCAAGGCCGATATTCGGGGGCAGACCAAAGTCTTCGGGATTTATATTGTTTGATGATTGTGCAGACATGTTCATATTCTGGTCATAATGAGGCGTTTGATGTGTTTCCGAAGTCTGGTTGTTTCCATTGTTTCCATTGTTTCCATTATTTCCGTAACCATAATTCTGGAATGCATCAGGATCATCTTTATCCGTGGCAATGTTGAAGAATTTCAGAATAAAATTCTTTTCACCATAGGTCAGAGCTTTTCCCACACCTCTTTCGGATTTATCGGTTCCCTGTGCGTAAAAAGGTACTGCAAGTCTTTCATCAGGATTATCCGCATTAATCCAGGTATAGGTCAGGTCAAGTTCTGTCAAAAACTCTCGTCCGCCTTTGTCTGTTTCTTTTATTGTAACAGAATGTCCTCTGATTTCAGGAACAAGAATCAATCCGTATCTGTCCATTTCCGGGCGTATTGCACTCAGAGCCTTTGATGAACTCACGTATTTGAACTGATGCCCCTGTCTATCCTTTTGAAGAAAACTGCATGATCTGCGGATTTCCAGGAATTTCTGCCACAAACTGAGATGTTCAGCGTTTTTTTGTTCGCTCATGTTCTTTTCTCCCTGTGTGTTCTGAAAGGAGAAAGAACAATTATTCCCAGAAGGAGTATGTTCTATCTCCTGCCAGAAGATTGATTGTTTTTGGAATCTGTTTTAAAATATTCAATTTGCTTTGAGTTCAAGAACAGATTCTTAGTCCACTCTGAGGTATGAATAGGAAGAGTCTTTTCTGTAATATTCTTCCCACAGGTCAGGATGGTCTTTTTTAAAAGTCTGCTCGTCAAACCCTGTCTTGTTCACTTGAATCAGTTTTACCCCGATTTCTCCTGATCTTCCGTATCTTACAGGCATATCAGAGAAAAAGTTCATGATAATGCCTTTTGCCTTTCCTGCCAGAGACTTGCCTTCCTTTTCCATGATTTTCCCGTTAACATAATCTGAAACATGGGTTTCAATGGGCGAAAGATCAATGGCATCATTGTTTAGCCAGTGTCCGGGGCAGTCAGCACGATACATGCAGAAAGAGCATAGAGGCGAACGTGTTGTCATTAGCCTTTCTTCATTTTCCTCAGCTTCACTTGTAACATCGTTCCTGGTTTCAAGAGCTTTCCATATCCGTTCTGCTGAATCTTCCTGACTTGCAAAAAATGCTGCATTATGTCTGTAATTGTTAAACATCCTTGTTTCTCCGCTGCTTATATCCATTGCAATTACAGCGCCCTTAACTGCTTTATCCGGAAAAGCCATCTGCAAAAGCCCCATCTGGAAATACAATTGATTCAGCCAGTTGTCATAAGGACTGTCAGGCATGAAATTAACGCTTTTGCATTCCAGGATTCCCAGTTCTTTTGCACCTTCAAAAACAAAATCAATATGTGCCTTGAGATATGATTTTTCAGGATGTATGATCTCTCTCTGATACTGATAAACCCTGTTTGAAGCATCAAAAGCTTTCCTGAGAATGCCTTCTGCAAGATTGCCTCTTTCAAATTTTATCAGGGTTTCAAGGGACGGGGTTTCAGGCTGTACCTTGGATAAAAATCCTTTTCTTTCACATGAAAGATCAGAACTGCCCACATAGGTGAGACGATCTCCAAGTTCATTTTTTTCCTGCTTTTCAAGACCTTGTTTAATAAGATTCAACATGTTCATTTCAGACTCCTCTCTGTGTAATGCCAGTGGAGAAAAGTCTGTATCCGCAAAGGGGATAAAGAATTCTCCCCGGCGGGTGTGAATAAAAAAATTAATAATCAGGTTGCAAATATTACAGGATGAGACCATGTTCTGGTTTGACCGTTAAAGGTAAATCCATTGTCTTTTAATATCCTGCGATTATTGTAGATCACTCCGTTTCTGCATTCCCTTACAATAACAAACCCGTTTTCAGTCTGTAATCTCAATCCAAGATTTGAAGGCAGATTGTAATCTGCGGGATTCAGGCTTGGAACTCCAAAAACAGGGCTGTGTAATTCGGAAAGTGCATTAATTTCCTGCGAAGGATTGTTTTTGTTCAAACCGGCAGGTTTTGACGATTCTGTCTGATTTTCCTCATTCATGATTTCAGACTTGATTTTCATGATGGTTTTCAGTTCTTTTACATGCTTTCTTTTTTCCCTGAACAATTCTCCGGGTGTCATCAAAAGTTTTTGAACTTCAAGTTCATCAGATGTCATAATTTCCCCTTTGCCAAAGCCTGCATAATAAAGCGCACGGCCAACAGCAAATGATTCATAGTTCAGAGAAGAAGCTCCTGTCTGCACCACAGTTCCGGAAGCAATAACAGCATTGTCAGGATTTATTATTTTTGCTGTAAAAATAAAACTGCCTGAACCTGTTGAATGCTCCGCACCGGTAACAATACGCCAGCCTGATTGAGCAGAATGTTTCTCACGAAACCGCTTAATCCTGTGTCTGACAGATTCATACTCTTGATCTTTATCATTTTTATCTGTCCTGTTTTTATCTATAATTTTTCTCACCTCCTTTAGAAGCTGTTTTAAAAAGTCCCCTTTCGCCCGAACTCTGCGTCAGACTGCAAATTTGAATCCTCAAAATACTTCATGTATTCCTCCGGTTCAAATTTTTGTCTTCCTTGATTTCAAACGAAATTTAACATTTTTAAACACCTTCCTAAAAATCTGTTTTCAGTTTTGCTCTGCAATTTTCTGCATAAGTTTTGGCCTAATACCGTTATATGCAGGTAAAATCTGCAATATAAGCAAAACAATCCTTTGATTTCATTCACTGAATTAACAATCTCCCGGTCATAAAGAAGCACACACCGCATTCAGGGCATCCTGCATTCTGTAAAATCAGCAGATGCAGGATCAATTGTTAATTCTAAAGCTTAAAGGGCAAATATCAGGGGATGTTCCTGACATGTCCTGTGGCCTGACTGAGCAGGGGGCATCAATTGAAAATATAAAACAATTGAGCAAATAAAAATCGTCCATAAAAACATGCCTCATATGCTGAAAAGCAGTTCAGAATAACAGGTATATCTGCATGGATTTCATTGTTCGGAAACATTTTCACAATTGTCATCAGTAACACCGGCATTTCCGACTCTGCTTAAAAACAGGTCAATTCTCTTTGCTGCAATCTCTTCGGTAGAAGGTCTGTAAAACATTCCAAAGACCGTATCTCCGATCAATGCAAAAATGCCTGCAATAATGATATATTTTAAAGCAGACTGTGACCATGAGGGCAGCTTATCCAGGAGCCTGTCAAAGAGAAAAAAAAGTATAAAACCTGATAAAATGCCTGCTGAAATAAGAAAATGTTTCATACCGGTTTAACAGAAATATCAGGAAACTTAACCTTTACAAAAGGTGGTTTCACGATAACAGTCCGTCCCTTGTACCTGCCTGAAAACCCGAACATAAAAAAACTTCTCGCATTCAGATTCATGACATCTTCAGGCATCACAGCCTGTTCCTCAGATGACCGGATCATAATACCGCCACCAAGGGAAAGAACCGGGTCAAATTTCTGCACAGTACCTGAATAATCTGAAATATACTCTGCTGTTTCAGGGTCATTAACCCGCATGAACAGCTTTGTATTTGTGTTATCCAGTATCTTGCGTGCATAGTCAGGCCCTATTTCTGCATTTAGATCAGCCACAGACTGGGTAAACGCATGTATCCAAATCCCGGCCCCGCCTGCCTTGTTAAAAAGATCGGCAATGTCAAGATATGCAATATTTGAAAATTCATCCATGTACAGAGCAAGAGGCGGATTCACAGATTTACCTGAAGCAAAGCGCCTTCCCACAAAGCTCTGGAGCATTGAAACCAGAACCCGCGCCACTGTATGACTTGTCCGCCGGGTCAGAAGACTCCCGGTCTGGATAATCAGGATAACGCTTTCATCCTGTTCCAGTTTTTTCATGAATTCATTTGATCTTGCCTTGCCGATAATATCACCAACACTTCCCACAGTAAGGGAAGTAAGCACGGTTCGCAGGGACGAGGAAATCTTGGAAAAGAAATCAGCAGGAGACTCAAGCAGTTTATCAAGGGCAGCTTTTATCTCCTTAGCCTCCTCACCATCAAGGTCTTCAAGGTTTTCCCGAAGCTTTGCCAAGCTGGAATGGGAGCATCGTTTCTTGATCTCATTAAAGTTAATATGTGCTGCATGTTCAGAATTATTTTTCTGAAACAACAGCAGGGAAAGCACAATAACCAGGGTAGTCTCATAAGCAACATTAACAAAAAACTCCTCATCAGACTTGATACCGGATACCGTATGACTGACAATCTCTTCAGGCATGTAGTAATAAGCAAGCGGGTCAATGGCAGCAGAATACTCAGGATAGATGGGCGAAATCATACACAGATCCTTTTCCCGACCGGCTCCAAAGGCTGTCTGCACGATTTTTGAAAAAAGTTCAATATCGCCCTTGGGGTCAACAAGTACAACACTGTAACCTTTGATAATATCCTGGCACACCATGTTTTCAATCAGCTTTGTCTTGCCAATACGGGTGGAACCAAAACAAAAAAAATGCCCTTTACGGTCAGCATCTTTGAGCCATATCTTTTTGACCGGAGCGTTAAGCTCATTTATGGGTGTTCCGCATCCGATAAGGGTGTGGTCTTTTTCTTTGTTACCCAGACCAATGATGTTTAGTAAATCCATATACTCTCCTTAAAGCAGGGTCAGGAAAGGGAGATAATCAGGCTTTGTGCAGGCTTGTATGTTCAGTTCTTCTGTTGATTTTTCCTGAAAGTCTGATTATCGCCTTGCCCCTTCCAAACCTGTTTGTCCGGTAATGTTTTGCACTGGTTCATTTCTTATGGTGAAACAAAACCCGGAAATTGATAAAGAGTCTTACACAAAGGGTTAAATTAAGTATATAAGGGGGTTGTACCATTTTGGCTAAGGGGTTTTTTAGATGAATCTGGTATCTTTGGGAGGTAATTTTGTTACTCAGTAAAAAGTGTTCATGTGATATATTTACTGAACCCTCAATTATAGAGATGAATCTCATCTTGTATTTTTTTTAAAATTGCGGCTATATTAAAGATTAAATAATTTTTCTATCTGAATTTATTAATAAATTCTAACTTTGGGAGTTCTGATGTCAAATTTTTATATTGATTCCAAGTCTATCAGAAAATTGATCAAAGACGCGCTTGATGAAAAATACAAAACAGGTTTTCCAATTGTTAAAGAGTTAATCCAGAATGCCAACGATGCAGGTGCATCCTGTCTTCATATTGGATGGTGTCAGGGGATACGGCAGGCAAATCATTCTCTTTTGAAAAATGTTCCGGCTATCTTTGTTTTGAATAACGGGATATTTACAAATAAAGATGCTTTGGCCATTCGGAAGATATGGTCAAATTTTAAAGACAATGATGCTACAACAATTGGCAAATTCGGGCTTGGGTTAAAAAGCGTTTTTCATTTATGTGATGCTTTTTTTTATTTTGCTTCAGATATTGAGGGCAAAAGTCAGGGAGACGGAAAAAAATTTGACATACTGAATCCCTGGGAAGATGAAGACCCAGAAAAAAATTTTCATCCTGACTGGAAGAATATTGATAAATTCGATTATGACAATATTAAGCAATATTTATCTGATAACGGATTAACGGATAATTTGAAACATTGGTTTTGTGTGTGGATTCCTTTGCGTTCCCGGAAAGAATCAGGAGATCATTATATTGTTGATTCCTTTCCGGGTGACAGAAATGAACCTCCTGTAAACGAATTTTTTACATCT from the Desulfonema limicola genome contains:
- a CDS encoding ERF family protein yields the protein MSEQKNAEHLSLWQKFLEIRRSCSFLQKDRQGHQFKYVSSSKALSAIRPEMDRYGLILVPEIRGHSVTIKETDKGGREFLTELDLTYTWINADNPDERLAVPFYAQGTDKSERGVGKALTYGEKNFILKFFNIATDKDDPDAFQNYGYGNNGNNGNNGNNQTSETHQTPHYDQNMNMSAQSSNNINPEDFGLPPNIGLGVTLTEGQVFITESRKGTAYAHRGMLKSAGFKFDGNKKCWCRGIN
- a CDS encoding type IV secretory system conjugative DNA transfer family protein translates to MDLLNIIGLGNKEKDHTLIGCGTPINELNAPVKKIWLKDADRKGHFFCFGSTRIGKTKLIENMVCQDIIKGYSVVLVDPKGDIELFSKIVQTAFGAGREKDLCMISPIYPEYSAAIDPLAYYYMPEEIVSHTVSGIKSDEEFFVNVAYETTLVIVLSLLLFQKNNSEHAAHINFNEIKKRCSHSSLAKLRENLEDLDGEEAKEIKAALDKLLESPADFFSKISSSLRTVLTSLTVGSVGDIIGKARSNEFMKKLEQDESVILIIQTGSLLTRRTSHTVARVLVSMLQSFVGRRFASGKSVNPPLALYMDEFSNIAYLDIADLFNKAGGAGIWIHAFTQSVADLNAEIGPDYARKILDNTNTKLFMRVNDPETAEYISDYSGTVQKFDPVLSLGGGIMIRSSEEQAVMPEDVMNLNARSFFMFGFSGRYKGRTVIVKPPFVKVKFPDISVKPV